In Desulfarculaceae bacterium, the following are encoded in one genomic region:
- a CDS encoding OadG family protein, with product MQPVPIDWGQAFRIVGGGVLVVFLIMSLLAVATTLMGKFFMAREARKKAAAKAKEAAA from the coding sequence ATGCAACCTGTTCCAATCGACTGGGGCCAGGCCTTCCGCATCGTGGGAGGCGGGGTTCTGGTGGTGTTCCTTATCATGTCGCTGCTGGCCGTGGCCACCACGCTAATGGGCAAGTTCTTCATGGCCCGCGAGGCCAGGAAAAAGGCCGCGGCCAAGGCCAAGGAGGCGGCGGCATGA